GCTAAAACATAGTCTCCTTAAATCACTGGTATTTTCAGCGTTTAAGCCTGCAATGTCGGTCAGATAAAAATGGTCGTATGAGTCTATCTGTTCTTGTAACTGATTAATAATAACTTGTTTCTCTGAACTCTTCATAATTCCTCATTTTTATTCTGCAAACGACTTAGCTTCTACTTGAATACCAGGGCTCATGGTACTTGATAAATAGATACTCTTAATGTAGGTTCCTTTTGCAGCAACTGGCTTAAGTTTATTAATCATGTTAATAAACTCAACGGCATTGTCTTTTATTTTTTCAGGAGAGAAAGAAACTTTCCCAATCGTTGTATGAACAATACCAAATTTATCAACTTTAAAGTCGATTTTCCCTTGCTTAACTTCGGAGATGGCCTTTCCTACTTCCATGGTTACGGTACCACTTTTCGGGTTTGGCATTAAACCACGAGGACCTAAAATACGTCCTAACTGCCCAACTTTTCCCATAACCGGAGGCATAGTGATGATTACATCAACATCAGTCCAACCACCTTTTATTTTCTCAACATATTCGTCAAGTCCTACATAATCCGCTCCGGCATCTTTGGCTTCCTGTTCTTTGTCAGGAGTAACCATTGCCAAAACGCGTACTTCTTTACCTGTTCCATGGGGTAACGAAACTACGCCCCTAACCATCTGGTTAGCTTTTCTAGGATCAACCCCAAGTCTAACATCAATATCAACTGAAGCATCAAACTTGGTGAAAGTAATTTCTTTAACCAACTGAGCTGCCTCGTCAATTGAGTAAGCCTTTCCTTTTTCGAGTTTTTCCAAAGACGCTTTTTGATTTTTCGTAATTCTGCCCATCGTAAAAGATATTTTTAGTTATTGAATGGTGAAGCACCTTTTACAGTGATTCCCATACTTCTGGCAGTTCCAGCTACCATTTTCATCGCTGATTCTACTGTAAAGCAGTTCAAGTCAGACATTTTGCCTTCGGCAATTTGTTTCACTTGTTCCCAGGTTACCGAACCCACTTTTTTCACGTGAGGTTCTGGTGACCCGCTTTTCAGTTTCGCAGCTTCAAGTAATTGAACAGCCACAGGAGGTTGTTTAATTATGAAGTCAAACGACTTGTCTGCATAAACAGTAATAATCACAGGAAGAACTTTCCCTGCCTGGTCTTGTGTACGACCATTAAACTGTTTGCAGAACTGCATAATGTTTACCCCTTTGGCACCCAATGCTGGTCCCACCGGTGGCGACGGATTAGCGGCACCACCCTTAATCTGTAATTTAATTAATCCAGCAACTTCTTTCGCCATAACAATGTATTAAAGCGTTACTATTCCTTTTCAACTTGCATAAAGCTAAGTTCCAAAGGAGTTTTACGTCCAAAAATCTTCACCATCACCTGCAGCTTTTTCTTCTCCTCATTGATTTCCTCAATGGTTCCGTTAAAGCCGTTGAATGGTCCATCGATCACTTTTACAGTTTCTCCTACCACATAAGGGATATTGATTTCTTCGTCGGTTTCTGCTAATTCATCCACACGACCTAAAATCCTGTTTACCTCGCTTTGCCGCATCGGTACCGGATCTCCACCTTTGGTGTCGCCTAAAAATCCGATTACGTTTGGAAAATTCCTTAGTGTGTGTGCAACTTCACCCACTAAAGCAGCTTCGATTAAAACATACCCCGGGAAAAAGTTCCGTTCCTTACTGATTTTTTTACCATTACGGATCTGATAAACTTTTTCTGTTGGTATAAGAACCTGATCAACATACCCTTTAAGGTCTCCTACTGCGATTTCGTTATCGATATATTCTTTAACCTTCTTCTCTTTGCCACCAATAGCACGCAGAACATACCATTTTTTACTATTTTCGCTCATATCGACTGCAGGGTTTTTGATTAATAAAATAATCCATAAACAAAATCCATTATGTTTCTGAAAGACAGATCCATAACGAAAATGACTAATGATATTATAAAGGAAGCAATCATTACTACTAATGCGCTACTTTGTAGCTCTTTCCAAGTAGGCCAGGTAACTTTATGTACAAGTTCATCATAAGCCTCTTGTAAATACAATTTTAGTTTCATTCTAATGTAACTTATTTAGCTCGGAAGGTAAGATTTGAACTTACTGTTTTTATACAACCACTCCCATTATTGAGTATCATCCGAAAATAGTCCCGAACCGAAGTCCGGGACTTTTTATCTTACATCTTACTGTATGCTTACAGAATCTCAGTGATCTGACCCGCACCAACAGTACGACCTCCTTCGCGAATTGCGAAACGAAGACCTACGTTTACTGCTACTGGGTAAATCAATTCTACTTCAATAGTTACGTTATCACCAGGCATAACCATTTCGCGACCTTCTTCTAAGTGAATTTCGCCAGTTACGTCAAGCGTACGTAAGTAGAACTGAGGACGGTATTTGTTGTGGAATGGAGTGTGACGACCACCTTCTTCTTTTTTCAATACGTAAACCTCAGCTTTAAATTTATTGTGAGGAGTGATTGAACCAGGCTTAGCCAAAATCTGTCCACGTTTAATTTCTTTTTTATCAACACCACGCAACAACAAACCAACGTTGTCACCAGCCTGACCTTCGTCCAAAATCTTACGGAACATCTCAACACCAGTACAAACTGTCTTACGACCTTCTGCACCCAAACCGATCAACTGCATTTCATCACCTGTGTGGATAATACCAGTTTCGATACGACCAGTTGCAACAGTACCACGACCAGTAATCGAGAATACGTCCTCAACAGGCATCAAGAATGGTTTTTCAACATCACGTGGAGGAAGTGGAATCCAAGTATCACAAGCATCCATTAGCTCAAGAATTTTTTCTTCCCACTCTGGCTCTCCGTTCAATCCACCAAGTGCAGAACCCATGATAACAGGAGTGTTATCGCCATCGAATTCGTAGAAATCAAGAAGTTCACGAACTTCCATTTCAACAAGTTCCAGTAACTCTTCGTCGTCAACCATATCCACTTTATTCATGAATACAACCAAACGAGGAACGTTTACCTGACGTGCAAGAAGAATGTGCTCGCGAGTCTGAGGCATAGGTCCATCAGTTGCAGCAACAACGATAATAGCACCGTCCATCTGGGCAGCACCAGTTACCATGTTCTTAACGTAGTCGGCGTGACCTGGACAGTCAACGTGTGCGTAGTGACGCGTAGCTGTTTCGTACTCAACGTGAGCCGTGTTAATTGTAATACCCCTTTCTTTTTCCTCAGGAGCGTTATCAATTTGATCAAATGCTTTTATTTCACAAAAGCCTTTTTTTGCTAAAACTGTAGTAATAGCAGCAGTTAAGGTAGTTTTACCATGGTCAACGTGGCCGATAGTACCAATGTTCACATGGTCCTTGTCCCTGTTAAAATGTTCTTTAGCCATAATTGCAAAATTTTAATTTATTATCTTTTTAAATCATCTGAGCCGAAGACGAGAATTGAACTCGTGACCTCATCCTTACCAAGGATGCGCTCTACCCCTGAGCTACTCCGGCCTTAAACACACAAAGAGACGGGAATTTAGAACAACTGTTTGTTCAAAATTCCAATCTCTGTTCTGAGCGGGAAACGGGACTCAAACCCGCGACCCTTAGCTTGGAAGGCTAATGCTCTATCAACTGAGCTATTCCCGCTTATAATCTACTGGCAAAAATGCCGTGCAAAATTACAACTTTTTTCCAAACAACCGAACATCTGTCTTCATAATTTCTATTTTTTATTTTACCTACGTCTTTTTCTTTAATCGCAGGAAGAATAATTTAACGATAGAAACCTTGTCTTTCTCTCAAATTCCTTTATTTCAGCTGTCTTCAGAACGTCCCTAAAAAGGGTGTGCAAATGTAAAAATATTATTTTAAAAAACTAAAAATTGTTTCCTAATTTTTAATTATTATTTACTCTTGAGTTTTTCTTTGTACTTAACTAACTGTTTTTTAATGGCATCGATAGCCAAATCAATTGCCTCTTCAAATGTATCTGCCTGTTTTTTGGCGAATAAATAATCTTGGGCAGGAATGGAAAGTTTTAACTCAGCAACTTTATTGTTAGCTGCTTCCGGTTTTGCAACCTTTAAGGTTACCTCTACATTTATAATACCATCAAAAAAAGTATCCAGTTTGTTTACTTTTCTATTCACGAATTCCACCAACTTTTGGTCGGCGTTAAAATGCACTGAATTAATCTTTACTTCCATAATTAATCGTTTTTACCACCCCGGGGGTGGGCTTGTTTATAACTCTGTTGCAGTTTCTCGAAAGTTGTATGTGTATAAACCTGAGTTGCTGCCAAATTTGCATGACCTAATAATTCTTTCACCGCATTTAAATCGGCGCCATTATTCAACAAATGAGTTGCATATGTATGCCTTAAAACGTGCGGACTTTTCTTTTCAAGAGAAGTAACCTTTGCCAGGTTGTTTTTTACTACGCGGTACACTAACTTTTCGTACACGGGCTTACCTTTTTCGGTTACAAGTAAAACACCCTCTGGGTTACCTAACTCCTTGTTTCTGATTTTTACGTAATCTTCGAGTAATTTGTTAATCTCTCTTGGATAAGGAACAATACGTTCTTTATTTCGTTTTCCTAATACACGAATCAAATATTCACTTGTATTAAAATCACGATCTTTCAATTGTATTAACTCAGCTAATCTCATTCCCGTCCCGTAAAACAAGGAGAGAATCAGCTTGTCTCGAATTCCTCTAAAATCTTGTTCAAAAAGGTTATCATCCAACAAATGATGCAGCTTTGTTTCTTCAACAAAGTTCGGCAGCTTTTTCCGTACTTTTGGTAACGGTACGTTTAATGCCGGGTTTGAATCAACAACCTGCTCGCGCAGTAAATAGTTGTAAAACGATTTTACCGCACTCACTTTTCGACTGACTGACCGAGGGCTATTGCCTTGTTCCATAAGGTGCACCACCCATGACCGCATCAGCTTCAAATCTACATCTTTAACAATAAAATCCCCGACCATTTTTGTGCAAAATTCCACAAACCGATCGAGGTCTTTTTTGTATGCTGTCACCGTATGAGTAGAGTATCTCTTCTCATACTTTAAAAAATTGATAAACGATTCCTGATAACTCATTGGCCATCTACAACTAATAAATCAGGAACCACTAAAAGATTTTAGTCTTCCTGCTGCTGCAAACCTTGTACGTAGGCAGCTTTTTTCAATTCTTCTCTTCTTCTTACTGAAGGCTTGGTGAACTTTTGACGTTCGCGTAATTCTTTAATCACACCAGTCTTCTCAAATTTTCTCTTGAACCTTTTTAAAGCTCTTTCAATATTTTCGCCCTCTTTTACCGGAATAATAATCATATCTTTCGGATTTACTTTTTAAAATTGAGGCGCAAATTTAGAAATAATTCATAGTAAATCAAATTTAAAGCAAAAAAATAATATTTCCTATCGCTAAATTTTTGTTTTTACTTTTTTAACGACAAGTAATATAAGGACGTATCTTATCAATAAACTCAGGTTCAAGAGTTTGAATATGCTTTAAATCAGCTATTTCCTTTATCGGTCCATCTTTATCTTTGGCGTTAAGTATTGCTGTTGTTTGTGACTTATTAAAATACGGATGTCTTATCAGGTCGCGGTACTCTGCGAAATTAATCCTGATTTTTTTGATTAATAATGTATCTATCACTATCTGGCCCTCCACGTTCCGATATGTTTCTTCTGAAAAGCCATAAACTTCAAGCAATTGTTGTTTAGAGTAAAAGCCACCAAGCAACTCTCGATATTTTATTATTCGTGCGGCATATACCGATCCTATCCCATTCAACTTTTTTAACTGAGTGGTATCAGCCTTATTTAATTCAACTTTTAAATACTCTTTTACAACAGGTATATTTTCTTTTGCCACAGCAGAGTCGGCTTTTTCTGTATTTTCAAATTTAATGTAACGCTCTATTTTGTTATAGGCAAGCGAGTCCATTCCGTAAATTTTAAGAAGATCAGTGTTTTGTTTGAATGTTCCTCCTTTATTGCGGTAAGCAACAATATTAGAAACCTGAAAATTGTTTAAACCGTAACTTTTCAGCACTTCCTTTTTTGCAAAATTTGGATCGAATTTACCGGTTGGCAATTCTGTTTGTGTTACGTTAGCTTTTCTGCGCCCGCTGTGATCTTGCACATCCGAAATCACGAGGTAAGGTGAAATTTGATTAAAAATGGAATCATTGATACCATAAAGCTTCCTGAAGTCGTGCCTTGAATTAAAATGACCTCCGGCATCACGATATTTTATAAGGTTGCGTTTTACATTTTCGGGTAATGCCAATGAATCGAGTTTACTACCTGCAATTTTATTGGGGTCAAATTCAAATAGCTGGTGCTCTTGAGTTGCGATTTTTTGTTCGTTTTGCAAACTTTTATCCCATTCTTCCAGTATTTCGGCAAGCTGTTCGCGGGTATAAAGCGACCTGGGTTCAAATTGGTTATACAATACTTTTACCCCAATCAAAATAACAACAATGATTGCCAAAATGATTATACCAATTCGGTCACCGCGGGAATATGCCAAGAATCCATTTTTTAACTTGAGCCAGGTTCTCTTCATTGTATTCAGGAACTTAAGAGATGCTAATTTACATCATTAAGTTCATTAAATCAATAAAGAAAAGGACGTTAAACCGAAAGGTTTCTAATAAATCGGGGGAAATTTACCCTGTAATTCCCTCCATAAATAATGCGGCAACTGCAATAATTCCTATAGCAATTGGAGCAATGTAGCGAATTATAAAGAATACTATTTTAAACATTAGCGAAACCAACTGTCCTTTGTTGCTAATTTCTTCCATAAAGGCTGTTCTGCCCATTCTCCATCCTACAAAAACAACAATTAACAAGGCGCCAAATGTTAGCATAATATTTGCCGACGCATAATTCAGAACCCCAAAAATAGTTTGACCAAATAGCTGAAAATCTGCAAGAGGCCCAAAAGACAAGGTCGCCAAAACACCAAGAACACTAATGGATACTGACCCAATAAGCGTTGCCTTTCCTCGCGAAAACTGAAGTTCTTCTTTTAAATAAGCAACAACAACCTCGAGTACCGAAATAGTTGACGTTAATGCTGCCACGCTTAAAAGAAAGAAGAAAATAATTGAGAATATTACTCCTCCGGGCATCGATTTAAAAACATTTGGCAATACCTCGAACACCAAACCAGGACCGGGCGACATTTGATCTATAGATCCAACCGAGAAGGCAAAAATTGCCGGAATAACCATCAGGCTCGAAAGGATGGCAATGCTGGTATCGGCAAAAGCAACCTGTGCTGAGGTTTTTAACAGGTTATTATCTTTTTGTATGTATGAACCATAGGTAATTAGCGTTCCCATACCTATACTTAATGAAAAAGCGGCCTGCCCCAATGCCATTAGAACTGTTTTGAAATTTACGGCACTCCAATCGGGTACAAAAAGATATTTAACCCCTTCTCCGGCTCCCGGCAACGAAATGGCACGCACAACCACAAATATGATAAGCACCAAAAGGATGGGCATTAAAATTTTGGTAAACTTCTCGATTCCTTTTTGAATTCCGGCATATACAACAACAGCAGTTAACAACATAAAAACCAACTGCCAGATTAAGGGGCGGTACGGATGGGTACTAAAATCGGCAAAATTCTTTTCCATATCCTGGGTATGCAACAGTTTCCCTGAAATGGCCTGCACGAGATACTCCAGTGTCCAACCGGCAACTGTGCTGTAAAATGCCAGTATGGCAAAAGCGGTAAGAATACCCAAAAAACCAACCAGGTACCATGGTGTTCCGGGTGCTATTTTTTTAAAAGACCCAAAGGCATTGAGCTGAGCACGTCGTCCGATTGTAAACTCGGATAACATTACAGGGATTCCGATAAAAAGAATAAAACCAATATAGAGTAACAAAAAGGCTCCCCCCCCATTTTGGGTAGTTACCAATGGAAATCGCCATATATTACCCAATCCGACTGCCGAACCTGCTGCAGCGGCAATTACACCAAATTTAGAACTAAACGAATCGCGGTTTCCTGAAGGAAGACTTGACATAACCAATAATGTTTTATAATTTTTTGACGCCTTAAACTTACAACCTCTCACAGATTGCGCCTCAAAAATGCAAAAAAAATACTCATGACAAAAAACTGGTTAAAAAAAACCAAAAAGATTAACCCTGGATTCCGAGAATTTAAAACGGATAACCTATTGCAAATGAAAAAGCAAAGTCATCTCCGGTTAAACTTCGGTTACCAATAATCCACCGTTGTCCTTCGTTGGCAGAAGGGTCACGAAGTTTCATTCCAATATCAGCACGCAAGATAAAATAGGAAAGATCAAATCGAAAACCAGTACCTGTGCCCACAGCAAACTGCCGGTAAAATTTATTCAGTTTAAATTGAGCTCCTTCCCGGTTGTCGCTTTCATTCATGGCCCAAATATTTCCGGCATCTAAAAACAGAGCACCTTCTAAGGCTCCTAATAGTCGGAAACGATATTCGAGGTTGGCTTCAAGCTTAATGTCGGAAGATTGATTGGGATAGGCATCATCTGGAGCTTTATAAGTTCCGGGGCCTAAGGAGCGCACCTGCCAGGCACGAATACCATTGGCACCACCTGCAAAATATTGCTTTTCGTAGGGTAAAACGCGGGAGTTGCCATAAGGTAATCCAACACCAACAAACGCTCGACCAACAACAGAATTGTAACGGTCAATCTGAATGGCTCTTCTCAGCTCGAGGTCTGCCTTTACATATTGTGCAAACCGAATATTAAAAAACTTATAAAACTCATAAGTTTCATTGGTAATGGTGTCAGTAGCTGTTGATTTATCCCTACCGGTAATTCGGGAAAGTGCGTAAAGCAAATTTCCGGAAGATTCAACATTCATTCGCGCGTAGGTATAATTTTTATTCGACGCCAGACGCTGATTATTATAAATAAGGGAATAATTCATTGCAAATATCAGGTGATCGGTAAAACTGCTTTTTATGTACAGGTCTTTTATCGAATTTATAAAATCAGGATCAAACTCGTATAAACGTACCACATTTACATCTAAAAAATTCCATAAGTGTTGGTAATTCTGAGATGTTTTCCAGTCGTATCCTACCTTAAAGTTGGTGATTCGTCGTGTATATTCTGGTCTTTTCTGGTAGTTGTACCCGGCGTTAAAAACAGTTTTTGGCAAGTACTTGGCAAAACTATTTATATATTTTCCGGGCCCCAGAAGTTTTGGAATCATTAGGTTTGTTTCCACACCAAACTCACGGGTATTAAATGCCTCGGTTTGATTGTCAACTTTCCGATGCATTCGTTCTGTCGCTCCTTTTAAACGCAACTGAAAAACCTCGGCTCCTTTAAACAGGTTTCGGTGTTGGTAGTAAATATTACCGGCAACTCCCAGGTTGCCCGAAGTGTTTGTCCCTTCAATGTCAAAAGAGGTTGACTGTTTATTTAACGGTGCCAGACGAATATGACAATCCAGCAAATTTGTATCCTGTTCAGGGTAGGTTTCATTAAATTGAATATCGACAAAACGAAACTGGCGTAACCTGTTTAGGCCATTAAATGTGTTTTCCACCTCGCTGGCATTGTACAAGTCGCCACTTTTCATTTGATTGGTACGGATAAACAAGCCTGGTGGATAAGAGACTTGTTTGTTGGCATAAAGCACCGAGTTGTCCCAAGTTATAGTGTCTGAAAAGACCAGTGTATTTTGCCGGTTTGCGGTTACCGGCGTATTACCGGGCATAACCAAATAAAAGAACTTATTAAGCAGGTAAGGTTTTAAAAGTTTCGAGCTGTCTATTTGGCTGGATTGAATTTCGCCAATATACAAATCCAAAAGCACCTGCCTGCTGTAAAGCGTTGTATCGGCCAGGTACCGAACCTGGTTCTTTGAAAAATAATAGTAACCATTGTTTTGATATAAACTTACTATTCTACGCTGTTGCTTTTCTAATTCGTAAATATCAAAAGGAGTGCCAGGCCGCATTCTGTTTTTAGTAGAATCTTTAAAAAAAATTTCTTTCAATTCCGGCGTTTCAAAGTGATAGTTAATGCGCCTTATTTTATATTGCTGTCCAGATTTAACCGAAAACGTCAGTGTTGCTTTTTGCTTTTTTTCATTAAAATCTACATTTTTTTCTACTTGGGCCTGGTAATATCCTTTCTGCCCCATGTACTGTTCCAGCTGATCAACCGAACGTTCAGCCATTACATTATCATAAATTTGAGGGGCCTCTCCAATTCGTTTTAACCAGTCATCAGTCTTTTTCTTCGACGACAAATTATAGAGCATCAGGTAAAATTTTATAAAACCAAGAATCTTATAATTTTCTTTCTGCCGAAGTACTGCACGGGCTTCTTCTTTGCTAACTTTAGGGTTATCAACTTCCAGTTCAACCTTTTGTAATAAGTATTCCTGCTCCGGAACAAAACGTGTTTGGGAACACGATGCCAAAACCACGACAGATAATAACATTATCCACTTAAAACTTCCTGTAATCTGTTTGTACAACCGCTCTACCAATTCCAACAACTTTTATTTTAACAAAAATAACCAAGAGTTTTTTTAGAAAAAGTAACTTTACCTTTATTATCTAACAATTGGGTTAAAATCAATGATTGGTAAAAGTACAATAAAACTTATTAATTCTTTGGGATTAAAAAAATACAGAACAAAAGAAAATTTATTCCTTGTTGAAGGCGACAAAATGGTTGGTGAAGTATTGCAATCTGAACTTGAAGTGGAGATTTTAGTTGTGACCGATCATTTTTTGCAACAAAATGTACTTCCCCCAAATTCGGCAAAAAGAATAATTGAGGTAGATCAGAAAACGCTGAAAAAAATTAGCTTGCTTCAGCACCCACAATATAGCTTGGCCGTTTGCCAAATTCCGGAAAAAAACAATTCGGAAATTGAAATCGGAAATAACTTGTCCATATATCTTGACGGAATTCAGGATCCGGGAAATATGGGAACGATTATACGTATTTGCGATTGGTACGGTGTTGATCGTTTATTCTGTTCGCCGGATTGTGTTGATTGGTATAACCCAAAAGTAATACAGGCCAGCATGGGGTCTTTCAATCGTGTTGAGTCTGTTTCCTGTGAATTTGAGCCGCTATTCAAACTTGCAGAGCAATATAATGTTCCGGTATTTGGTGCATTTATGAAAGGCGAGAACATTTACCAGCAGGAATTGCCAGCCAGAGCTGTTCTTGTAATGGGAAACGAAGGTAAGGGAATAAGGCCGGTTATAGAAAAACAGATCAAAAACCGCTTAAGCATTCCTAATTTCTCAACGAATGCTGTTAAAGCAGAATCCTTAAACGTATCAGTTGCAACAGCAATAATTTGTTCTGAGTTTAAACGAAATTACTCGAAGTGAAACGACAGTGTGAATATTTTCGACCGTAGATTTTTTATGGATTGGGCATAATACAAACGTTGTTGGCCTCCCGGCAAATCGCCTAACTGGTTGTTTAATCCAAGGCTGAATTTTGCTTCAACAGAAAAACGGAAAAACGGGAAATAATGGTCCCAGCCACCGCCAAGCTCAGCGTATAATCCACCGCTCTTTAGTTTTATTAAGTCTTCCTGCGCCGTACGTGAAATATCATGTCGATAAGCGCCACCAAAAATAACATAAGGTCTGTCGTTGTTAATTCGCCGGGCCTTATACTTTAATAGTAGCGGAAAATCAAGAAATGTTGAACGTATGGTATAATACGACAAATCTTCATCATACACGTTAACATCTTTTACCGGCACATTAAATGTCAACTGTCGCTCGCCAAACGAAAGTCCGGGTAAAAACCTCAGGTTAAAATCTTTCGACAACCGCATACTGGTTATAATACCAACTGTAAAACCAGGAATTAAAGTGGCCACATCTGATCGGATTTTACTATCCCATGCAATTCGGTCAAGAGGGTATGGAATAAAATCGGGATTTTCACCAATGAGGTTGTAATTTACCACATTAAAATCGAGGGTATTCATTCCAATCGTAAACCCAAAATGAAAAAGTTTATCATCGAAGGTGGTGAGGTAGTTAATTTTTTGTTTCTGTGCAAAAACACTACAACCAATAAACAGGACTATTATTGAGATAAAAACTTTCTTCACTTTCGTAAATTGTTGCTTTTATGAAAAACAAAAAAACAAAAACTTTATTGTATTAACGGTTCTATTTGTTGGGTTTATGTGCCAGGTAAATTGAGGCTATTCCAAATGTTTGCCTAAAGCACTCATTATGTACAAATCCAACATCGGCTAAAATAGTTAAAAATCTGTCACCATCCGGAAATTCATAAACCGATTCGGGCAAATAAGTATATGCGCTGCGATCTTTTGATATAAATCTTCCTATAAACGGTAAAATATATTTAAAATAGAACATATAAATCTGCTTAAAGGGAAAATGTACAGGTTTTGAGAATTCGAGTACAAAAAAAGCACCACCC
Above is a genomic segment from uncultured Draconibacterium sp. containing:
- the rplA gene encoding 50S ribosomal protein L1, with translation MGRITKNQKASLEKLEKGKAYSIDEAAQLVKEITFTKFDASVDIDVRLGVDPRKANQMVRGVVSLPHGTGKEVRVLAMVTPDKEQEAKDAGADYVGLDEYVEKIKGGWTDVDVIITMPPVMGKVGQLGRILGPRGLMPNPKSGTVTMEVGKAISEVKQGKIDFKVDKFGIVHTTIGKVSFSPEKIKDNAVEFINMINKLKPVAAKGTYIKSIYLSSTMSPGIQVEAKSFAE
- the rplK gene encoding 50S ribosomal protein L11 translates to MAKEVAGLIKLQIKGGAANPSPPVGPALGAKGVNIMQFCKQFNGRTQDQAGKVLPVIITVYADKSFDFIIKQPPVAVQLLEAAKLKSGSPEPHVKKVGSVTWEQVKQIAEGKMSDLNCFTVESAMKMVAGTARSMGITVKGASPFNN
- the nusG gene encoding transcription termination/antitermination protein NusG, producing MSENSKKWYVLRAIGGKEKKVKEYIDNEIAVGDLKGYVDQVLIPTEKVYQIRNGKKISKERNFFPGYVLIEAALVGEVAHTLRNFPNVIGFLGDTKGGDPVPMRQSEVNRILGRVDELAETDEEINIPYVVGETVKVIDGPFNGFNGTIEEINEEKKKLQVMVKIFGRKTPLELSFMQVEKE
- the secE gene encoding preprotein translocase subunit SecE yields the protein MKLKLYLQEAYDELVHKVTWPTWKELQSSALVVMIASFIISLVIFVMDLSFRNIMDFVYGLFY
- the tuf gene encoding elongation factor Tu encodes the protein MAKEHFNRDKDHVNIGTIGHVDHGKTTLTAAITTVLAKKGFCEIKAFDQIDNAPEEKERGITINTAHVEYETATRHYAHVDCPGHADYVKNMVTGAAQMDGAIIVVAATDGPMPQTREHILLARQVNVPRLVVFMNKVDMVDDEELLELVEMEVRELLDFYEFDGDNTPVIMGSALGGLNGEPEWEEKILELMDACDTWIPLPPRDVEKPFLMPVEDVFSITGRGTVATGRIETGIIHTGDEMQLIGLGAEGRKTVCTGVEMFRKILDEGQAGDNVGLLLRGVDKKEIKRGQILAKPGSITPHNKFKAEVYVLKKEEGGRHTPFHNKYRPQFYLRTLDVTGEIHLEEGREMVMPGDNVTIEVELIYPVAVNVGLRFAIREGGRTVGAGQITEIL
- the raiA gene encoding ribosome-associated translation inhibitor RaiA translates to MEVKINSVHFNADQKLVEFVNRKVNKLDTFFDGIINVEVTLKVAKPEAANNKVAELKLSIPAQDYLFAKKQADTFEEAIDLAIDAIKKQLVKYKEKLKSK
- a CDS encoding tyrosine-type recombinase/integrase; this translates as MSYQESFINFLKYEKRYSTHTVTAYKKDLDRFVEFCTKMVGDFIVKDVDLKLMRSWVVHLMEQGNSPRSVSRKVSAVKSFYNYLLREQVVDSNPALNVPLPKVRKKLPNFVEETKLHHLLDDNLFEQDFRGIRDKLILSLFYGTGMRLAELIQLKDRDFNTSEYLIRVLGKRNKERIVPYPREINKLLEDYVKIRNKELGNPEGVLLVTEKGKPVYEKLVYRVVKNNLAKVTSLEKKSPHVLRHTYATHLLNNGADLNAVKELLGHANLAATQVYTHTTFEKLQQSYKQAHPRGGKND
- the rpsU gene encoding 30S ribosomal protein S21 — protein: MIIIPVKEGENIERALKRFKRKFEKTGVIKELRERQKFTKPSVRRREELKKAAYVQGLQQQED
- a CDS encoding helix-hairpin-helix domain-containing protein, with the translated sequence MAYSRGDRIGIIILAIIVVILIGVKVLYNQFEPRSLYTREQLAEILEEWDKSLQNEQKIATQEHQLFEFDPNKIAGSKLDSLALPENVKRNLIKYRDAGGHFNSRHDFRKLYGINDSIFNQISPYLVISDVQDHSGRRKANVTQTELPTGKFDPNFAKKEVLKSYGLNNFQVSNIVAYRNKGGTFKQNTDLLKIYGMDSLAYNKIERYIKFENTEKADSAVAKENIPVVKEYLKVELNKADTTQLKKLNGIGSVYAARIIKYRELLGGFYSKQQLLEVYGFSEETYRNVEGQIVIDTLLIKKIRINFAEYRDLIRHPYFNKSQTTAILNAKDKDGPIKEIADLKHIQTLEPEFIDKIRPYITCR
- a CDS encoding sodium-dependent transporter; protein product: MSSLPSGNRDSFSSKFGVIAAAAGSAVGLGNIWRFPLVTTQNGGGAFLLLYIGFILFIGIPVMLSEFTIGRRAQLNAFGSFKKIAPGTPWYLVGFLGILTAFAILAFYSTVAGWTLEYLVQAISGKLLHTQDMEKNFADFSTHPYRPLIWQLVFMLLTAVVVYAGIQKGIEKFTKILMPILLVLIIFVVVRAISLPGAGEGVKYLFVPDWSAVNFKTVLMALGQAAFSLSIGMGTLITYGSYIQKDNNLLKTSAQVAFADTSIAILSSLMVIPAIFAFSVGSIDQMSPGPGLVFEVLPNVFKSMPGGVIFSIIFFFLLSVAALTSTISVLEVVVAYLKEELQFSRGKATLIGSVSISVLGVLATLSFGPLADFQLFGQTIFGVLNYASANIMLTFGALLIVVFVGWRMGRTAFMEEISNKGQLVSLMFKIVFFIIRYIAPIAIGIIAVAALFMEGITG